The following nucleotide sequence is from Phacochoerus africanus isolate WHEZ1 chromosome 6, ROS_Pafr_v1, whole genome shotgun sequence.
ccctaaGACCAGTCGCAGACATCTCCAAACCCGAGGCCCGTTCCCCTGCTGAGGTCTGCTGCGATGGGACGAGAGGAAGAGCGAGGCTTTCTCTCCTTCTGCTTCCAggttttggttggttgtttcAAATATTAATGGACAGAAAACCTAACGGATCTGTCTAGGAGAGGAGGGGTCCTAGCGAAGAGCAGGCAACAACACACTGGCCCGCTCCACCACACCCGGTCACTCCTGGGGACAACCGGATGTGGCAGGATGGAGATGCCCAAGATGGTGTTGGAAAAGATTTGCCATCGTGGAAGGCGCGGGCCAAGGAGGCTCCAGCTCCCAGCTCTTGGCGGACTTAAGACCACGCAGCTCTGCAACTCCTCTTTCCCTCCAGGGAGGCGCCAGGGCCCGCCCGAT
It contains:
- the LOC125128952 gene encoding LOW QUALITY PROTEIN: uncharacterized protein LOC125128952 (The sequence of the model RefSeq protein was modified relative to this genomic sequence to represent the inferred CDS: inserted 2 bases in 2 codons; substituted 2 bases at 2 genomic stop codons) — its product is MGLGLVALWHRTGTFLKVVGAGSDSSIVQFLWDTSSALSSLPLPLRPVADISKPEARSPAEVCCDGTRGRARLSLLLLPGFGWLFQILMDXKTXRICLGEEGSXRRAGNNTLARSTTPGHSWGQPDVAGXEMPKMVLEKICHRGRRGPRRLQLPALGGLKTTQLCNSSFPPGRRQGPPDGDPSKVEGETAMDQNRPSTSKVPRGPARTS